GCGGTGGCAGCATGATGGGCGGGGAGTCAGCTGAAAAGGCGGCCGCAGCCGCCGCCTCCCTGTTGGCCAACGGGCACGACCTGGCGGCGGCCATGGCTGTGGACAAAAGCAACTCTACCTCAAAGCACAAAAGCAGTGCTGTGGCCAGCCTGCTGAGCAAGGCGGAGCGCGCCACGGAGCTGGCGGCCGAGGGACAGCTGACGCTGCAGCAGTTTGCGCAGTCCACGGAGATGCTGAAGCGCGTGGTGCAGGAGCACCTACCGCTGATGAGCGAAGCGGGCGCCGGCCTGCCCGACATGGAGGCTGTGGCGGGTGCCGAAGCCCTCAACGGCCAGTCCGACTTCCCCTACCTGGGCGCCTTTCCCATCAACCCGGGCCTCTTCATCATGACCCCCGCGGGCGTGTTCCTGGCTGAGAGCGCGCTGCACATGGCCGGCCTGGCTGAGTACCCCATGCAGGGAGAGCTGGCCTCCGCCATCAGCTCAGGCAAGAAGAAGCGGAAACGCTGCGGCATGTGTGCGCCCTGCCGGCGGCGCATCAACTGTGAGCAGTGCAGCAGTTGTAGGAACCGAAAGACTGGCCATCAGATTTGCAAATTCAGAAAATGTGAGGAACTCAAAAAGAAGCCTTCCGCTGCTCTGGAGGTAACGGCGCCTTAGAGGGAGGTGTGTGGGCTCTTGTGTCTGTCTGGCAGTCCAAACCCACCCCCGTCCCCATCCCCACCTTTCCTGCTTGGGCCTGTGTCGGTGATGCCCGGCTGTCCCTGGGCTCTGCAGTTTTAGGCCAGGCTCCAAGACACCAGTTCATTGCCCCGAGAGTCAGAGCCACATCCCAAGATGCCCTTAGGTTGTAGTCTGCAACCTAGGCAAGCACGTAATTCCACATGGGGGCCTAACATTCCCTCCAGACCCCAGGACTCTGAATCCCAACCCCCTACCCCCTGCCCCGCACCACCCAGAGTTCTGGGTCAGGTATTGAGATTCCCACACAGGTCCTAAGTCTCTGACTTTCAGACATGTCCTAAAGTTTCCACTTTGTGACCCAAGATTCTGGGACTTTCCCCTGCCCCATTTGAGGGGTTCTGTCCTGTAGATCCTCTGGGTTTGAGGGATAAGCCCTCCGTTTGCCCCTTCAGAGCCTTTCCCAAGAATAGAGCAGCTCCAGTGCCAACTGCTCTGCCCTGAGTCCTGGAAGACCCTAGCTCTGGACATCTAAGTGACAGACTTGGGGTGCCTGGAGGCCCCAAGTTCAGTCTGGCTGCATAGTTAATGGCCAGGGTTCCTATGGGCTTGGGAGGTGGCTTGAGCCTGGGATGTGGGCAAAGTTTGTCCACTGTGGATTAGTTTTGAGAAGGCAGAAAGGTTCCCGTGATGCTTTCTCTCCATCCTTGTGGCAGGGCCTGTCCTCATGTCCCCAGCCATGACAGCTTCACTGTGATGCCAGGCCTGGGTATAAAAGCATCTTTTCAGCCAGCTGTCCCTGCCCTGCCTTGCCCCTCTGCAAATAGGCTTGACGCAAATGTCCAAAATGGTTGCAAAATGATAATGGCACCCCAGCGTGGCTATCCCCTTCACCTCACCCAGCTCTAAATCTCATATGTCTGCTCTCCTGCCCAGAGAACATACCTGGATGCACACAAAGGCACCCACTCTCCTCTTGTGTAGAgacagacagatacacacacacatcctgccTTGTACACAGTCTTATTATAGACGCAGTGTCTTAATAAACACAGCAAGCATCCTTCCACCTCACCACAGCTCCAGACACACTACACACTGTAGCATAGCTCAAGGCACACATCCTTGTGTGCGTCCAGCGCACCTGAGTACACGCTCATTGAACAGAAACGTGAACACAGCTCCTAGAGGCACCGTGGCCACCTGGCGCTTGTGGCCTCTGGACCAGGGAAAGGGGTCTTCCTGGCCGGAAGGAGCGTTCCTGGGCACAGTGGCTCAGCTGGCCTCAGGGTGCTCCAGGCCCTCCAGTGGCCAgcgggccaggctcctctggcctggCCAGGATGGCAGGAACTCCACGGGGTGGCTGCTTTTCCTCCATGCCCATCCCTCCGCCAGGAGGCCATCCACGGGGGAACGTCTTTGCACCAGGCCCAGCCGGACCCTGACTGAACTCTCTCCTTGTTTTTGTCTCCCGCCCCCGCCAGAAGGTGATGCTTCCGACGGGAGCCGCCTTCCGGTGGTTTCAGTGACGGCGGCGGGAACCCAAAGCTGCCCTCTCCGTGCAATGTCACTGCTCGTGTGGTCTCCGGCAAGGGATTCGGGCGAAGACAAACGGATGCACCCGTCTTTAGAACCAAAAATATTCTCTCACAGATTTCATtcctgtttttatatatatattttttgttgtcgTTTTAACATCTCCACGTCCctagtataaaaaagaaaaagaaaagaaaaaaaatttaactgcttTTTTtggaagaacaacaacaacaaaaaagaggtaAAGACGAATCTATAAAGTATCGAGACTTCCTGGGCAAAGAATGGACAATCAGTTTCCTTCCTGTGTCGATGTCGATGTTGtctgtgcaggagatgcagtttttgTGTAGAGAATGTAAATTTTCTGTAACCTTTTGAAATCTAGTTACTAATAAGCACTACTGTAATTTAGCACAGTTTAACTCCACCCTCATTTAAACTTCCTTTGATTCTTTCCGACCATGAAATAGTGCAtagtttgcctggagaatccactcATGTTTATAAAGAGAATGTTGATGGCGCCGTGTCGAAGCCCCTCTGTATCCATTCATGCGTGTGGAGCTGCCGCTAGGTGCTCACAGCGCGGGAGGGGGCAGCCCACCTACCCCCGGGGCACCAAGGGGCCCCAGAATGGGAGCCCCCCCGCAACCCTAACAGTGATGTTTTTGCAAAAATGAAAGTTCTGTTCATTTATCCATTGAGATCTGGGGAGCCCATGTCTCTATTTCTGATCCTGGCTACTTaccttagagaaaataagtcctTTTTTCTGGCCTCACTGATGGCAACAGAAGAAAGGACTTCTCTGCGTGGCCCCCTGCCGGTGGGGGTGGGTGCCCAGGGCCCCCCTGTGGCCTGGGCCCCCTTGCCCATGGCCAGCTTCCTGCTGATGAACATGCTGTTTGTATTGTTTTAGGAAACCAGGctgttttgtgaataaaatgAATGCATGTTTGTGTCACGAAACACCACTGGCTTCTTGCTGTCCGGGTTTGGGGCCTTGCTTGGGACTGTTGCCGGGCAGGGGTTGTCTGGGACGACCTTGGGAAGGAGGAAGGACGGCCTAGGGACACTGAGAGTGGGATTTCTCGGGAAATGAGGTCTTCACTGGATCCAGAAATGGGGCAAGCCAGAGCAGCCAGCCTGGTGGACAGGATGGAAATGCTCTTAAATCTAGAAGTGGCTGGTATTGGAGCACCTCACTGCCTGATTGTGCCCCCCGCCCCCTACTGAAACCTGGATCGCCAGGGACCATCACTTACCTGGGGCCACCTTCCCTGTTCACCTCAAGTCACCAGGTCCGATCAGTGTAGGGTAGCCAGCAGttctggctgggggtggggcttcaGCTGCCTGTTCAGGTTCTCACTTCTTCATCCTTGCAGGGATCTAAAAAAGTGAAGCTACAGGGAGCAGTTTCAGCCCAGGTTCACAGGGACCTGGCTGTGcccagcacgcacacacgcacacagacaaCCCCCCCTCCACTACCCCTACACACCCCCCTTCAGAGCTGCTGGAGTAGGGCCTGGAGGTGTCCTAGCTTTGGGCTcttgtccccaccccaccctccccgctCCCCCTAGAAAGACTTGGCACAAGGTTGTCCGGGGTCTCTGAGGCCAGGTGTCTGGGGCAGTCACCACAGCCACATGGTCTAGGCCAGGGCAGCCTGAACAGGAAGGGGTGGCAGCTGCACACCCCAGCCCTGAACGTCACAGAAGCTGGATGTGTGCAGGACGCAGCCATCATCCACTCGACCAGGAGGGCCTCTTCCCACCCAGCAGCTTTGAGTCTGGCTGACATGGAGCTAGACTCAAGGAAGAACTTCCTGACAACATTGGAGCCTGGCTTCAGGTGGGTGAGGGCTTTTCAGATGTTGGAAGGGACAACTTCTGAAGCTAAGTGGGCGGTCAGGTGGGGGGAATGTCTCTGCTATTGTTCCTGGGAGGAGAGAAAGCAGCCAAGTTGGGTGGGGGCTCTGAACCCCCGACCCCTCCCCGGGTGTCACAAGCTCCCTCCGAGCACCCGGAGCTCGGCAGCCTGGCCTGGCACAGCAGGGGCAGGCGGGGTAGTGGGAGGCAGCTTTCAACTTCATCTCTGCCTGGGAAAAATTCCCTTTCATGTGGCTGCCTGTGATCTCTCCAGGCGGCTCTGCCGAAGGGGGGCGTCCAGCGGGGAGCAGGGGGAGGTGTTACAGCCCAGGgcaccctcaccccctgcacaaGGCAAACGGCAGCACCTACAGAAGCTTCTGGGGACAGGGAGGGTCCTCCTCAGGGGAGTGGGGATGAGAAGCCTGGCCAGCAGGGGGCACCCAGGCAGGAGGCCCCAGCCTGCCCCCGCCTGGCTGCTGGCAGTGCATGGGCCGCAGATGGCCTCGGCCAGCCCTCGTTGGCATGCCTACAGGTGTGGGGTGGATGGCTCTGGTGCCAGCCCCAAGGGGGGTATGCCGTGACTCAGCCAGCCTGTCCCCTTTTCGCGTGCCAGCCCACAGCCCAGCTCCTGGGCTCACTCTCCatcacagagaagcctggagtctgAGGCCCCGCACCTCTGCCAACTTCGTCCTCTTGAGCTGTGCTTTGTGGAGAGGGCAGGCCTAGGCAGGGGTGGGGATGACTTGTGAGGCTGAACACATGATGAGACCTCAGTTACCTCATCTGGGAAATGGGGATAATCATAGTCTCTCCCCCACCAAGTTGCCTGAGAATGAAATGATATCACTCTAGGGAAGGGCCTGGCTCCTTGTAAGCACTCTGTCAATAGTAGCTGGTGctgttattttaaaactattacgCACCTAAATCTAACCAAGATGTCCCCCACCTCAGGGGGTGCATCCTCCCTAAAGCCCAGCCACCCTACCTCTCATCTCTCCACAGAGTGGCCTAGCTGCTGCCCCAGCCCTGGACCCTGCTCCCGcatgtctgcctctttctctttttaatattatctttggtcgcactgtgcagcttgtggaggttatagctccccaaccagggactgaaccccagcccCAGTGGTGGAAGCACTGAGGGACCCCCAGtccaccaggggattccctgtCTGCCTGTTTCTATCTGGCTCTGTGTCTTGGTGGTCCTTGCCTGCTTCTGACTCCCTTTCCTGTGTTTCGTCACCTCCCCATGCACCTCAGTCTCcaagtgtctcttgtgtctctctcCCTGTATCTCTCACTTCTGTCTCTCTGTTGTGGGCTCACCCCTGCTGCTCTCCCATCTGACAGAGAAGTTCTTAGAGGCGGGCTCCCCTGTGGAGCTGAATGTCCAATTCCCCTCCCTGGGGGTGCCCTCAGCTCCCTTATGCTACAGTTGGGAGCCTGACCTCCTGGTAACCTGGGAGCTTTACCTCAAGTACCCTGTACCCCCGCTTGGATGGTAGGGGGTGGTTGGAGAGGCTGGAAGTGAGCGCACCTGGGGCTGGAGATAAAACCAGCCTCCATGTAGctctgcgtgtgtatgtgtgtgtgtgagagagagagagagagagaaagagatgcttCAAGGCCCTGACAACCACATGAGGTCTTGCACAGCATTGTGGCTATACGTGACACTGAGACATTATGAAAATGGGTCTGTGCAGCGTGTGGTAGACTGATGTGAGACCTCGTGTGGCCATGGATTAGAATGTGATGTCCGTGGCCCCACACTTTGGGATGTCCTGTGACACTGCATGTATGATCCTGTGACATTGTTCAATCCTGTAACAGACCCAGTGTGATACCAGGTTGTATAGCTGAACGTGTGACACTGGATGTGCAACACATACTGTATGGTACGCGTGACCCTGAGACAATATCCTGGGTGGTTCTCTGCGGTTTGCGATGTTGTGTCTGTGTGGCCATCATGGGTGCAGCCCTGAGACTGGTACCAGAattctgtgtgagtgtgtgctgcCGGCCTGTGATCGTGCTGTGACCTTGTGACACTGCCTGGGTGTGTGCTCATGGCATTGTGTGTCGGTGTGCACCTGTGCTCCCCTCGGTGATGCTCACGTTATGCGCCATGTGTCTTTGTCTACAGCATTTCCTGGGTCTCTGCCCTGACAGCCGTGCCACTCTGGGGACAGAGTGAGGGCCCTGGCAGCCCCTCTTaccccagcctggccctgagGCCCAGTCTGGGTGGGGGAGCTGGCGTGGGGGCAGCAGGCACGGTTCCCACGGCCACCAcagcccctctcccagccccaccaCCGCCGGCTTCAGCTCTGCAGAATATCCTGGCAACCCCAGCCTCTTTGTTCTCTGTGGCCGCCAaaggcctctccccaccccagcctacccagagcctgccaggcgccccctcccccccacagCAGTGGGGTTTGGCCTGACCTAGTCCCTTGCTGCCCTTATCCCCCTCTCAAACGGGGGCCCCTGTATCGTGCCCTGAACCTGACTCAGCATGCCAGATTGGGCCTCTGACCCCCTGCTGTGAGCCTACTGTCCTTGTgcaggaagaaggaagcaggACAGCCCCTGTAATATACTGGATGACTGTGGGCCAAGAACTAGGCTCTCTGTGTGGGTACTTCTCCTTGGCCCAAGGCTAGTTGGAGGCTGTCTTCAATCTGGGATGGTTTCAATTTGTTCAATAAATTTGTTTCTTTGGCTCCAGAAAATCATCAGGATAGagattatctattttacagatgagcaactGAAGTCCAGAGAGAGTTGCGGACACACCCAAGTCACAGAGCAAGATGGTAAAGGGACCTGATTAGAACTTGGACTCCTGGCTGTCAGATGCCTGCGCCAGGCCTCTGGGAGGATCACTCGCTGCCATGGATGGGAAAGAAGGCAGGGCCTGGGAGTCTGAGTCTAGACACATTAGTTCTCCCCTCTTCTTGGTCACTATGTGTCAAAGCCACGttctgggtgtgtatgtgtgtgtgtgtgtgtgcgccctTGTAGATGACCTTGGCTGAATGCCCTTGCCTCTCTGTTCCCAGGGAAAAAAGGGCAACATAACCAGAGACCATAGGGTGAGGCACTCGGTGGGGTGCTTTGCAGAGCAACAAGGTCACCTCATGGTTCCAAAACCCATAGCACCTCCAACAGGGACATGGGGCTTACTGGGCCTGGAGGCAGATTCTGCTGTGGGGCCCCAGCCTCTACTCCCAGAGCCAGCCCAGCTCTGCTGTCACAGAGGCGGTGGTGGTGGCCCCATGGCTTTGCTGCATTCAAGGCCACTTCGGCCTGACATGATTGCAGCCCCAgctcccactccctcccaggTGCCGGAGATGGACGGATGGAGGTCACTGTTCACTTGGCCCTggccccccaccacccacccacccgccACCCTGTACTGACGACAGCCAAGGTGGGGGAGGAGCAGGCAGTCACCAGCATGTTATTAATACAGACCTTAACCTAGGCACCCTGCAGGCAGTTAAGCGACACAGAGAGGCCCAGCTGCCCCCCAAGCTCACACAGCCCTGCAGGGAATCCTGTCCCCCAAGGTCTACATCTCCCCCGAGGGCCCCTTGAGGGCTCTTCCTGCCACACTGAGTGGAGAACGGCTGGGGAAGACAGAGGGGGTATGGGAGGGTCCCCCGAGGGCACCGACCCAGCTGCCAGAGCGGACACTTTCATCTCTCTTCGCCTGTCGACCTGCCATCCCTCAGCGGCATTAAATTCCCCTCCTGCCAGAGAACAAGGGCTGCCTCAGATTCCAGGCAGCAGGGCGTGAAGCTGGGGTGGGCCCAGGGGAGGGGCGCCAGGCCCTCCAGGGCCCcggcctgggctgggggctctgGCGGCCAGCGGCCGGTCTCCGTCCAGATGTAGTCTGTTTCTGGCAACCTTCTCCCTGACTGATGCCTTCCTCCTCTTTCAGGTGCTACCTCCTCAGGAGCTTTCTTAACCCCTGCAGGCCATGTCTAGTGTCCCAGTGCCAACCCCATCACTGCTGACCACTCTGGGTGGCATGGCCTGGCTTCAGGGCTGTGGTCTGCAGCTCAGTGAGGCATCCCTGGCACCAGAACCCTTCCGTAGACTGAATACACGCATTATCTCCTCTTTCTGGGCATGTTTTCCCTCTTGTGTGTTTCCAGCTCTAGTTGAAGTACCAGTCACATGTGAGGGGAAATGTACCAGAAAGAGCCCCCTTTTCCCAGCCCGCTGGAAACTGCATATTCTGCATCTCTGCCCTCGGTCAGAGGTGCTGATGACATCGCCGCCTCACAAGAGGCAGAGCTTGttgcctgtgtgccaggcattaggCTAGTCCATTGCATTTACCAGCTCACTCAATCCTCACAACCCTGTGAGGACAGCAGTGACCAGTTATCCCATTTTCTAGATCAGAAAGTTGAGCTTCAGAGAGGTAGAAGTAGAGAGACATACACAATGTCACAAAGCCAAGTTCCTCTGCTTTCAGAAGCTGGCCTGTAAATACCTGGTGATGTCTCAGGCTTTGGCTGGaagaaccccccacccccaccccacatgcTGCCTGTGATCCTGCCCAGATGCAGGATTAGGGTCAGGCATTACTTACTTAAACTTTTCTGCACtttttgactattttcttttttacttttttttttttccagtaaatatGTATTGCTTTTCACATCAGAAAGCCCAATAAAGTTCTCTAACCAAACCTTCTTAGGCCCAGGAAGGTTTGGAAACAAAGAGCACAGTGTGGAGTGAGGGTAGGGGATGAGAAGGGAACCCAGGATCACAGACCCCTCCCCTGGAATGACAGGATCAGGTATAGGGGGGCCCGAAGTGGCTGCAGCCTGAATCTACAGAAGCCTCTGCCCTTCCACACACCCCCGCCCCTCCCTGACCTGTCCCCATCACCCGCCCAGCCGCTCACCCAGCTCTGAGGCTGCCCAGGAAGGGGCACCGCCTGTGACTGAGTTGGCTCGGCTGCAGTGGGATCCACAGGCAGCTGCTAGGGTCCGGGGGGAGTGACTGCGAGGGTGAGGGCAAGGGCAGTGCCCGCTGCCGCTGTTGATAAGGCGACGGAGCCCTGGGGAGCCAGGACGCAGTGAAGCCATGGAAACGAAGCTGAGGTGTGAGGCCGAGGCTGGCTCAACCACTTCCTCCAGGTGGCCACCTCCCAGGCCTGGCGGGACAGGTCCACTGGCTCCCTGACCCTGGGGGCTGGGTTCTGGCAGGCTACTGGGTAGAGTTGATGTCACCTCAGCCCTCTTGCCCCAGGCCAGGCTGGGTTCAAGCCTTGGGCCTGAGTGGGGAGGGTTGGGGACAGGGGCAAGGATGCTCTGAGCCCTTGGCTCCAAATCCCCCTAACCCCTTCAGTCCCTCCCACTTTCcaccgccccctcctcccctatGAATCTGTGTGCATTATTTACCTTAAGCATTTTGATAAATCATAATAGGAGAGACATCTGCCGTCAAAACTGCAAACTGCATTTGGGGCTCAGCTGGCGGCTGAGGGCTAGAGGCTAGGGGGTGCACCGGCTCTGGTGGTCTGAGGGGGGTAATACGgacgcccctcccctcccctcatctaGGGCTGAGCCTTGAAGGGGACACAGGCCCCATTATTTGGGACCCCTCCTCACCAGCTGCTGACCACGAAACCTTCCCAAGGAGTCTATCCACTCCCCCCGccacccctgcctgcctccctctgccTCAGAATTAATGCAGCCGTGACAGCGGCTGAGAAGTCCCCCGAGCGGAGATTAACTCCCGGGGCAGCGCGGGCGGGGTTGACCATGGGAGGCTGAGGAGTGGGGGGCTGACGCACAGGCCTCACAAGATTAATCGCCCTGCAGCCGGCCTCATCACGAGGGTGCCCAGTgctccaacccccacccccaggagggcGCTGGGTCCTGTGTCGGGAGcctgccctgcctcctgcagCCCCCGTGGCTCTGACGAGTGGGAGGATTTGAGAAGCCAAGACTgagttctttctcattttctcttcccttccttgtGGCCTTTGGGGATCCTGAGGACCAAGCAGCAATCCTGGGGCCTCTTTCCCTCCTCTGTTCCCAGCTTGGCTCAGCAGCTGGGGGAGGCGGGGCTCTGACCCTTGCCTGTCTACCTACCACCCGCTAGACCCCACTGATCCCCAAAGCAGAGCTGAGGGGTGGGGGGGCTCAAAGAGGGGTGTAATGGATCTGTTGGTCCTAGGCCTGCTGGGCCTGTGGTCCAGCCAGCCCCTTTGACCATCTTGGTGGGTCTGTGGAGACAATGGAGGGAGGGGATCTCCAGCAGAAACAGTGAGATTGCTGGTTGATACAGTGCTCGGGGCAGGGACCTGGGTTTTGGCCTTTCTCGGCCAGTTTTCTTTCAGGGGTTGCTGCCAGTGGGACTGAGGTTAGATACGGGAGTACAGTTTCCTAAGCAGGCAGAACCTAAGGGATGCTGAGCTGTGGTTGGCACCCACCTTGACTCCGTAGGTCCAGCTGGAGAACTCTCTTCTCTGCACCCCCTGCCCTGGGTGCCCCCATCACAGCCCTGCTGAGATCAGACTGAGTGAACCCTCCTCTGTTCACTTGCTGGCTAGAAAGTGAGCTCCAAAGGGGATGGGCTTGTCTACCTGGAACATGTTAGGTACTCAATAATGTGGAATAAATAGCTGAAGTGGAGGTAGAGAACATGGGGTGTGTGCGTAcgtgcgtgcctgctcagtcatttagtcatgtccaactctttgcaaaccctatggactgtagcccaccaggctcctctgtccatgggaatttcccagggaagaatactggagtgggttgccatttcctcctccaaaggatcttcccaacccagggatcaaacctgagtctcctgtgtctcctgcattggcaggcagattctttaccactgcaccacccggaAAGACCAGAGAACACGGGGTGGCCCTCTATATACAAAGAGTTGGAGAAAGGCCTGAATCTCAGCTGGAGGATCCCAACTGCAAGGTCACAGGTTGGTGACTGCCAAGATGGGGCCCCAAGAGAAAAAGGGACTTGCAGCGAAGCTGACACTCTCAGGCTGCATACCCTTCTACAAGAAGCTTCTCTTTCTTGGCTTTGCTTCCCAGAGATACTCTGAGAATCGAATGAGACATCTTGGGTGATGTCCTTGTTATCTCTCAAGCCTTGTACCCCTCAGTGAACAAGAGATCTATGTGGATGGGAAAAGACAAGAAGGCTTCTTAGAGGAGGGGTAAGTAGAACTGAGCCTTGAATGACTGTATTGCTTACCTAGGAGACTTAGAGATTCAAGCAGTGAGGAGACCACACTGCACAGAGCCCACAGGACTGTGGTGTCAACCTCAAGCTCCAGGATGAGTGAACTGTGTTTTGTCTCGGGCACAGTGGGAGCCAATGATGGTTCTGGAACCTGGATAGTCTTTGAAGGAACTTAAGTCTGCAGTGAGGTATTCAGTCAACCAGGGTTTGTAAGGCAAATTCCCAACCCCATTCTGGGCCCCCGGGGCTAGGCTGGGGAGTCAGCAAGAGAACATGATCATGCTACCTACCATGCCCCCTTCCAAAGGAAACGTGCTCTTAATTAGAAACTAGGGGGCTGCTCTTGCCAGAAGTGACCTATCTGTTCTGGGGCCTTGACCACTCATTATAGGATGGGGAACCCAGAATGGCCAGGTTGGAGAGCTTCAGGACCTGTTCACATCCTGAGGACACTGGGTCCCAACTCCTATCCCCCAAACCTTAGCCTTGAGGCAGCAGAGTCCTGGGCTGAGAGGCAGAGGGCTAGGACTTCCATCCAAGCTGTAACCTGGTAGCTGGCTTTGTGATCCCACAACCAAAGGTATAACCAGTCCCCCTGTCTAGCCTTCCCAATCGATGCAAAGGAGTCCTTTCCAGCATCAATCAGCCAAAGTTCTAGGCCTTTCCTAG
The nucleotide sequence above comes from Bos indicus isolate NIAB-ARS_2022 breed Sahiwal x Tharparkar chromosome 7, NIAB-ARS_B.indTharparkar_mat_pri_1.0, whole genome shotgun sequence. Encoded proteins:
- the CXXC5 gene encoding CXXC-type zinc finger protein 5; protein product: MSSLSSGPQDTGGSSSSSSNGSSGSGPKAGVADKSAAVAAAAPASVADDAPPPERRNKSGIISEPLNKSLRRSRPLSHYSSFGGSGGSGGGSMMGGESAEKAAAAAASLLANGHDLAAAMAVDKSNSTSKHKSSAVASLLSKAERATELAAEGQLTLQQFAQSTEMLKRVVQEHLPLMSEAGAGLPDMEAVAGAEALNGQSDFPYLGAFPINPGLFIMTPAGVFLAESALHMAGLAEYPMQGELASAISSGKKKRKRCGMCAPCRRRINCEQCSSCRNRKTGHQICKFRKCEELKKKPSAALEKVMLPTGAAFRWFQ